ATGAAGGAAAAAACGATAAGGCCATTGAGCAACTCAAAGTATTCGCCACACAGGATAATTACCAGTACTGGATTCTGTTGTTCCTGGGAAAGGACCCGCTCCTGAAACCGCTGAAAAACAACGCGGAGTTTAGGAGGACCATCCAAAAGATCAAAAACCGTTTTTGGAAAAAACACGATCATCTGAAAAAGATACTAGAGAATAAAGGACTGGTATAGTCTATCAGATTTCGAAAAGTTAAACAGTGACAATCATTCCTTTCGCCTCCAGCAAATCAATCTGATTCTTCGGAACCGGATTTCCAATCAGGTTCACATATTCCAGATTTTCCAGTTCCAAAAGCGGCGACACATCATCAATCTGATTTCCTGACAGGTCAACTACTTTCAGATTAACCAGGTTGCTGAGCGTGTCGATATATCCAATCTCGTTGTTGGCTAAATACAATTCCTCCAGGCTTTTCAAATTCCAAAGGTTTTCGATGTCGGAAATCGAGTTGTTGGAAACATCGAGTATTTTCGCATGAATACAGTACTCCACACCATCCAGCGTCTCCAATCCACTGTAAGCCATTTCAAATTCTTCGAAATCTTCGAGGTAATAAAACGGAAATTCGATGTTTACCCTTCCATACTCGCGCATCTTCACCAGGTTGTAAAACGACCTTTCGTAGTCAGCGGTCCCGGCTTCATACGCTTCCCGATTCTCCTCATCAACATCTTCGAAACCAAATCCCTCGTCTGTATTCACGTCCCAGGCATATTCCGGATGGTAATCAATACCTTCGTCGATTTTTGTAACGACAATTGAATCAATATCGTCCATCAACAGGATGTGTGAATGTTTGCGTAGCTTCGCGTAGTCGTTTTGCCCGTACAGGTTTCTAA
This Prolixibacter sp. NT017 DNA region includes the following protein-coding sequences:
- a CDS encoding leucine-rich repeat domain-containing protein; protein product: MDIKELYHNLVEAYSNENLNVITGKLIVLYKNRNYRKIREMANRISEYVSIDEEKDARCFSRLVMLYHPDRGEQFRREIRNLYGQNDYAKLRKHSHILLMDDIDSIVVTKIDEGIDYHPEYAWDVNTDEGFGFEDVDEENREAYEAGTADYERSFYNLVKMREYGRVNIEFPFYYLEDFEEFEMAYSGLETLDGVEYCIHAKILDVSNNSISDIENLWNLKSLEELYLANNEIGYIDTLSNLVNLKVVDLSGNQIDDVSPLLELENLEYVNLIGNPVPKNQIDLLEAKGMIVTV